The following DNA comes from Picosynechococcus sp. PCC 7003.
GCATCGACGTAGAAGCCGCGAAATTTCCCCCGGCCCACGATGCCATGCTCCGGGAATATGGCGTTGTCGCCTATGCTGTTCTGCCCGTCCTCGTGAGCGCCATGGACGATCCAGAAGGAGAGCCGCACCTGAAGGGCTTGATTTGTGTCCAGCAGTGCCATTTCCCCCAAATTTGGAATGCCGATGAATTACATCTCCTGCGCCAGCTCATTAATCAAATCTGCATTGCCCTAAACCAGGCGGAACTGCTACAGCGCCAACGCCATTACACCAACGAACTGGCCCGTTCTAACCAAGAACTTGAACAGTTTGCCTACGTGGCTTCCCACGACCTCCAGGAACCGCTGCAATTGGTGGCCAATTACGCCCAACTGCTGGCCCGTCGCAATGGCGATCGCCTGGATGAGCGCTCCCAACGGTATCTCCAGCACATCACCGCCGGCACCCGCACGATGCAAACGCAAATTCAAGATTTGCTGCGTTATTCCCGCCTGAATACCCGTCAAAGTAAACTGGAACTGGTATCCATGGGAGATTGTCTCCAACGGGCGATCGCCAACCTCAAACTCAAACTTAAGCGGACCCACACCCAACTCCACTGCCCCAAAACTCTCCCAGAAGTCCTTGGGGATGGGAGTCAACTCCAGAGCCTCTGGCAAAATCTTCTCAGTAATGCAATTAAATACCGGGGCGATCGCCCACCCGAAATCACGATCAACGTTACCCAAGACGAACACCACTGGCAGTTTGGGGTCAAAGATAACGGTATTGGCATCGATCCCAAACATCAAAAGCGCATTTTCCAAATTTTCCAGCGGCTCCACACCCAGGAAGAATATCCCGGTACTGGCATTGGCCTCGCCATCTGTCACCGCATTGTCAAAATCCACGGGGGCGATATTTGGGTCACTTCTGAACCCCAGGCCGGGGCGACATTTTACTTTACCCTACCGATTTATCACCATTGAGTGATTGATCAGCAGTCAGTCTAGGGCGATCGCCTTGAGCACGACAAAATATAGTAAATTCGAATAAAGAATGGAGGAAAAAGATGTATAGCTTAGACCTCAGAACAAGAGTGGTGAACTTTGTCCGCTCTGGCGGCAGCAAAGCAGAGGCTGCAAGACGCTATGAAGTTTCAGAAGCGACAGTCTATAGTTGGCTCAAGCGTCCCGACCTGAAACCAACAGTAGTGAATCGTCGTCGTCGTAAGCTCGACTGGCAAGCAGTCGCCGAGCATGTCAGGCAGTATCCAGAAGCAAGACTGCTCGATAGAGCCAAGCACTTTGGGGTGACCACAAGTTCAATGCATTATGCCCTCAAACAGATGAAGATAACGAGAAAAAAAACAGCAAAAATATCGAGAGCGTAACCATCGAGAACGGCAACAATATCTCAGAGAACTACGAGAGTTACTCCAAAGGGTAGGAGCAGAGAAATTAGCCTTTATCGATGAATCAGGTTTCGATAACCGCGTGCATCGAAGACATGGATGGGCACCCAGAGGTCAGAAATTATTTGGAGAGAGGACAGGAAAACGCGAAAAGCGAGAGAATCTGTTGGCCGCTCGACAAGAGGGCAAGATGATTGCCCCGATGTTGGTCACAGGAAGCGTGAATGCCATCTGTTTTGAGACATGGTTATCCCATTGGTTGATGCCGCAGCTGAAGGAGAACTCAATATTAGTCATGGATAATGCTCCAATTCACCGCAAAAGCAGGATAAGGGAACTCGCCGACCAGAAGGGTCACATCGTCAAGTTTCTGCCAAAGTACTCCCCAGATTTCAACAAAATAGAACATGATTTTGCTGCTCTCAAGAAGAGAAGGGAATATTTGCCGGAGGGAACCAGTCTTGACCAGCTTATTAGAGATTATTGCGATGACCCTTAATCCTCTAGAACTTATTCGAATTAACTATAACAGAAAAACTTAAGGTACCCATGGGGTCACACCCCTAGATAGGTTCGATAAGATCGAGGTCAATAGTATATTTTGAAAAATTTAGAGTCATCGTAGCCTAGACCCTTTGGCTTCTAACCCAAACGCCCTTGACCCAAACGCCAAACGCCCCCATCTACCATGCTTGTTCTTTGACGGCCATCCAACGCTCCATTTTGATGGTGGATGATCAACCTGGCTATCTAGAGTTGATGGCAGAAGTCATCGAAGAATATTTCCCAGAATTAGACCTCCAGACAGCCCCAGATGGGGAACAAGCCTGGCAGTTTCTCAACCAAGGACAATCCCCTGTCCCGTCGACATCTGAGAGCCCCTGGAATTGGATTTATCCATCGTTGATTATTTCAGACTTAAATTTGCCCAAAATATCCGGCGTCGAACTCCTCCATCGCATCAAACATGATCCTTATCTCCAGGCGATCCCCGTGATTATTTTCAGCACCTCCCAGGCCGAACAAGATATCTTGCGTTGCTACCAGGCCCAGGCAAATTGCTTCATCACGAAGCCTGATAACGTGGATGATTTCTTTAGCGTGGTGCAGCAAATCATTGCTTTTTGGTTAAATTTGGTGGCTTTACCCCATTTTCCGCCGCAACAGATCCCTTGAGACAATTTTGACGTATAGTTTTAGGTCTATTTTTCGGTTATCGCAGTTAGGGAATGTCCATGTCTCAATTTGCCTTACAAGATTTCATTGGTTCTGAAGTGGAACGGAATTACACCGAATCTCCGGTGGTTATTTTGCCCATTCCCTATGAAGCCACAACCACCTATCGCAAAGGGTGTGAATGGGGGCCGGATGCCTTGTTAGAAGCGTCCCACCAGTTGGAATGTTATGACGATGAGTTGCGCCGGGAAACTTGTTTTGATGTGGGGATTTTTACCCATGGGGCGATCGCCGATACACGCCAGAATCCCGAACTGTCCGCCGAGGAAATGTTAGCAGTCACCAGCGAGACTACCCAAAATCTGCTGCAAGATGGCAAATTTGTCATTGCCCTGGGGGGAGAACACGCCATCACCACAGGCGTTGTCAAAGGGCATCTGGAGTTTTACCAAGAACCCTTTACAGTGGTGCAAATTGACGCCCATGCAGATCTGCGCCAGAGCTACGAAGGCTCCGAACACAACCATGCTTGCATTATGCGACGGGTGATGGATTTGGGGTTGCCGAGTTTGCCTGTGGCGATCCGGAGTCTCTGTCGGGAAGAAGCGGATCTATTAGCCGCGAAAGAAATTCCTGTCATTTGGGCTTGGGATATGCAAAATGACCCCAACTGGATTGACAGGGCGATCGCCAATATTAAAACCGAAAAAGTCTTCCTCACCATTGACCTAGACGGCATTGATCCGACCCTCATCGCTGGTGTCGGCACTCCCGAACCCGGTGGCATGGATTGGTACAGCACCCTACGTTTCCTGCGTCGCCTGTTCCGGGAAAAACAGGTGATCGGCTGCGACATTATGGAACTGGCACCTCTAGATGACTCTGTAGTGTCTGAGTATACCGCCGCCAAGCTCGTGTATAAACTAATCGGCTACTGGTACGAAAATCGCTAAACTTCTCCAGAGGCTTGAAGCGGGGCTGATCCCAAGGCCCACTGTAGAGATCTGCTCTGGCCTTAAGGAATAATACAGTTGTCAATTCTTAGATCATCCGACTCTTAATTCCATGACGCCCCTTTCCCTCGGCCAAGCGGCCCCTAATTTTACCCTCACCAATGCCCAAGGCGAACCCCGTACCCTAGCGGACTACGGCGGCAAATGGCTCATTTTTTATTTCTACCCCAAGGACAATACCCCCGGTTGCACCACCGAAGCGCTAGATTTTACGGCCCTTGCTTCCGAATTTACAGCTTTAGATGCCGTGATCGTAGGGGTTAGTCCCGATTCGGAAAAATCCCATGGCCGTTTCATTGAAAAGAAAGAATTAACCATCGAACTGTTGAGTGATCCTGACCATCAAACTGCCGAGGCCTACGGGGTCTGGCAACTGAAAAAATTCATGGGTAAAGAATATATGGGAATCGTTCGGAGCACGTTTTTGATTGATCCCCAGGGTCAAGTGGCGGCAATTTGGTCAAAGGCCACGCCCAAACAGTGCTGGAGACGCTCAAGGCGCAACTGTCGGGAAATTAATTTAGCAAAGAGTTTGGTGATCCCGTTGGCGACGGGCTTCATAGAGCATCAGCGCACAGGCGATCGCCACATTGAGCGATTCCACCCCTGGCCCCATGGGAATCTGTACCGTTTCGTTGGCGAGGCGGGCGATCACTGGGGATAAACCAGCCCCTTCGTTACCCAACAAAATCAAACTCGGTTGTCGCCAGTCGATATCCCAATAGGTTTTGGTCGCCTGGGGCAGGGTAGCCACAATCTGCACCCCCTGGGCGCGATACCGTTGCAGTTGTTCAGCAAAGGTGGGAATGACCACAGGCGTCGTCTGGAACCAAGCCCCCACCGAGGCCCGCAACACCTTCGGATTACTGGGGTTGACGCTGTCATGGCTCAGTAACAGACCATCGACCGCCGTGGCCGTGGCCGTGCGAATAATCGTCCCCAGGTTACCCGGATCTTGGAGTCGCTCCACTGCAACCCCCAGTTGGAGGGTTTGGGGTGGGGTTTGGGAAATCAATGCTTGGTTGAGGGTTGCGACGATGCCATCGGGATTCACCGTGGTTGCTACCTTTTGCAGCACCTCTTCAGAAACCAAGGTTTGGCGATCGCCTTTGAGTTGACTGGCCAATGTCGGATATTTCCTCTGCCAAGCTTCCGTAAACAGTACCGTCTCAAAGGTAAATCCCTTGGCGATCGCCGCCTCGATTAAATTTGTCCCCTCGAGTAGTAAATAACCCCGCTTCTGCCGCTCCCGCCCTTGGTGCAGCTTCCGAATCTCCTTAACCAGTGGGTTTTGTAAACTTGTGAGCATCTTTACATTATTAACCTTGCCGTTGCCGTCGAAGGGCCTAGGGCAAAGTTAACAATTTCTGAAGGGTGAATGCGGAACGCGAGACTTGAACTCGCAAGGGATAAAACTCCCACTAGAACCTGAATCTAGCGCGTCTACCAATTCCGCCAGTTCCGCAGGTGAATATGTAATCACACAATCAACAATTATTACTTGAACTGCGAGGGGCGTCAAGTCAATTGCTAAAAGATTATCTATCGCTAAGGAACCTATTCTAAACCATGAACAAAAAAGTGTAATTTTGATCAACATAGACC
Coding sequences within:
- the speB gene encoding agmatinase, yielding MSQFALQDFIGSEVERNYTESPVVILPIPYEATTTYRKGCEWGPDALLEASHQLECYDDELRRETCFDVGIFTHGAIADTRQNPELSAEEMLAVTSETTQNLLQDGKFVIALGGEHAITTGVVKGHLEFYQEPFTVVQIDAHADLRQSYEGSEHNHACIMRRVMDLGLPSLPVAIRSLCREEADLLAAKEIPVIWAWDMQNDPNWIDRAIANIKTEKVFLTIDLDGIDPTLIAGVGTPEPGGMDWYSTLRFLRRLFREKQVIGCDIMELAPLDDSVVSEYTAAKLVYKLIGYWYENR
- a CDS encoding response regulator — its product is MTQTPNAPIYHACSLTAIQRSILMVDDQPGYLELMAEVIEEYFPELDLQTAPDGEQAWQFLNQGQSPVPSTSESPWNWIYPSLIISDLNLPKISGVELLHRIKHDPYLQAIPVIIFSTSQAEQDILRCYQAQANCFITKPDNVDDFFSVVQQIIAFWLNLVALPHFPPQQIP
- a CDS encoding RNA methyltransferase; translation: MLTSLQNPLVKEIRKLHQGRERQKRGYLLLEGTNLIEAAIAKGFTFETVLFTEAWQRKYPTLASQLKGDRQTLVSEEVLQKVATTVNPDGIVATLNQALISQTPPQTLQLGVAVERLQDPGNLGTIIRTATATAVDGLLLSHDSVNPSNPKVLRASVGAWFQTTPVVIPTFAEQLQRYRAQGVQIVATLPQATKTYWDIDWRQPSLILLGNEGAGLSPVIARLANETVQIPMGPGVESLNVAIACALMLYEARRQRDHQTLC